One window of the Caminibacter pacificus genome contains the following:
- a CDS encoding dihydrolipoyl dehydrogenase family protein, which yields MYDVIVIGGGLGYAAAIVLSKAGKKVALIERNLEHLGGTCLHNGCIPSKNLLHRAKTLLELKEGFFDGEVSLNLKKLQNHISKIITSHTKAVKNQLLMAKVELIEDEGYVTDDGVLLKNQNKTLQAKYIIIADGSKPRIPEGIEYDGKRIITSKEALELKNAPKEITIYGSGAIGLEMASFFSTIGTKVNLLYRHSNISKKFPQIITEKLEEQLKNIGVNLMPNSEIKEAKTEHSKVICNINGKEFSTDYLLVAAGRVPKTDIVQTDKIKIQKGIVTDEYFQTTMPNVYAVGDCNGKLMLAHAARAQVLNVANQILGKKEKLILENIPKFIYTLPLSYANIGTKGVKEAEFPINYLGIAGSLYGDELGIVKIYADEENFITGADILAPNAEELIGIFSSALAAEVDIDTLKKAVFPHPTYSEAIDRALRRF from the coding sequence ATGTATGACGTAATAGTAATAGGAGGGGGACTCGGATATGCGGCTGCTATAGTTTTAAGCAAAGCCGGGAAAAAAGTGGCTCTTATTGAAAGAAACTTGGAACATTTAGGAGGTACGTGCCTTCATAACGGCTGTATTCCTTCAAAAAATCTCTTACACAGAGCAAAAACCCTGCTTGAATTAAAAGAAGGATTTTTCGATGGTGAGGTGAGTTTGAATCTAAAAAAACTCCAAAATCACATATCAAAAATAATAACCTCACACACAAAAGCCGTCAAAAATCAACTACTTATGGCAAAAGTTGAGCTTATCGAAGATGAAGGGTATGTTACTGATGATGGAGTTTTATTAAAAAACCAAAACAAAACCCTACAAGCAAAATACATAATAATCGCAGACGGCTCCAAACCTCGAATTCCTGAGGGAATAGAATATGACGGCAAAAGAATTATTACTTCAAAAGAAGCGCTTGAATTAAAAAACGCTCCAAAAGAGATAACAATTTACGGAAGCGGTGCAATAGGACTTGAAATGGCTTCTTTTTTCAGTACGATAGGCACAAAAGTAAATCTTTTATACAGACATTCGAACATTTCAAAAAAATTTCCTCAAATCATTACCGAAAAGCTCGAAGAGCAGTTAAAAAATATAGGCGTAAATCTAATGCCTAACAGCGAAATAAAAGAAGCTAAAACCGAACATTCAAAAGTGATTTGCAACATTAACGGCAAAGAATTTTCAACCGACTATCTTTTGGTAGCGGCCGGAAGAGTACCGAAAACCGATATCGTTCAAACCGACAAAATCAAAATCCAAAAAGGCATTGTAACGGATGAGTATTTTCAAACCACCATGCCAAACGTCTATGCCGTAGGAGATTGCAACGGCAAACTGATGCTCGCACACGCCGCAAGAGCTCAGGTTCTTAACGTTGCAAATCAGATTTTGGGCAAAAAAGAAAAACTAATCCTCGAAAACATCCCGAAATTCATCTACACACTGCCGCTAAGTTATGCAAATATCGGCACAAAAGGCGTAAAAGAAGCGGAGTTTCCTATTAATTATTTAGGAATTGCGGGCAGTTTATACGGAGACGAACTCGGGATTGTAAAAATATACGCCGATGAAGAAAATTTCATAACGGGAGCTGATATTTTAGCTCCGAACGCCGAAGAGCTTATCGGTATCTTCTCAAGCGCACTTGCCGCAGAAGTTGATATCGATACCTTAAAAAAAGCGGTTTTCCCGCATCCTACATATAGTGAAGCTATAGATAGAGCATTAAGGAGGTTTTGA
- a CDS encoding plasma-membrane proton-efflux P-type ATPase → MKTDDYKNIPIDKVASEFGVDINRGLSEEEAKERLKKYGPNEIPEYKEPLWHRIFRRFWGPIPWMIEIAGILSALVHRWEDFTIIMIMLFTNAFLDFYQEHKALNAIEVLKKKLARKALVLRDGKWQEIPAREIVPGDIIKIKIGDIIPADVKLIGGGEFLSIDQSALTGESLPVTKKPGDIAYSNSIVKQGEMIALVVGTGLNTYFGKTVGLVAKAEQNQRSHFQKMVINVGNFLIIITVILVALIIFVGVKRHENIWELLEFSLVLTVAAIPVALPTVLTVVMAVGALNLAKKQAIVSRLAAIEEMAGMDILCSDKTGTLTQNKMTVGEPYVEENHDINELFIYALLASKKENNDPIEKPLFEWAEKHNLKLPEFKLKKFIPFDPVRKRTESYVEINGKEVVATKGAPQVIIEMCDLDAEHKKKAYEKVEEFAQNGFRTLGVAYKYSDESAFHFLGLIPLYDPPRPDSKEAIEEAKAKGVEIKMVTGDNVAVARYIAKILGIGENIYSIRELKNETHDEYVELAKIISTALLKTMKLSEEEIQKKVNEIIDQVKKEVEKSAKLVKGSVKRHESEIIKIIEEANGFAEVFPEDKYFIVDELQKADHIVGMTGDGVNDAPALRKADTGIAVSGATDAARAAADIVLLAPGLKVIVDAIKEARITFERMKSYTIYRIAETIRVILFMTLSIVIFNFYPVTALMIILLALFNDIPILSIAYDNTKIEKKPVRWDMHEMLVLSSWLGIAGVLSSFTIFYFTMVWLKAHPLNPVFMPPLPHWIDYKDPKAFLAFVQSAFFTKLVMAGHWTIFNTRTSDWFFKKPYPSWVLLTASLSTAFLGLILGVYGFGIITPIGWEWGLYLLAYTLVWFVFNDFVKRAVVKYYRKAKGIDVL, encoded by the coding sequence ATGAAAACGGACGATTACAAAAATATACCGATTGACAAAGTTGCAAGCGAGTTCGGAGTCGATATAAATAGAGGATTGAGCGAAGAAGAAGCAAAAGAGAGACTCAAAAAATACGGACCTAACGAAATCCCCGAATACAAAGAGCCGCTTTGGCATAGAATTTTCAGAAGATTTTGGGGACCTATTCCTTGGATGATTGAAATTGCGGGCATTTTAAGCGCACTCGTTCATAGGTGGGAAGATTTCACGATTATTATGATTATGCTCTTTACAAATGCCTTTTTGGATTTTTATCAAGAACACAAAGCCTTAAACGCAATCGAAGTTTTAAAAAAGAAATTGGCAAGAAAGGCTTTGGTATTAAGAGACGGAAAATGGCAAGAAATACCTGCTCGTGAAATAGTACCCGGGGATATCATAAAAATCAAAATCGGTGATATAATCCCTGCCGATGTCAAACTAATCGGAGGCGGAGAGTTTTTATCGATCGACCAATCGGCACTAACGGGTGAGAGTTTGCCTGTTACGAAAAAACCCGGAGACATTGCATATTCAAATTCAATCGTAAAACAAGGTGAAATGATTGCTTTAGTCGTAGGTACCGGGCTTAATACCTATTTCGGAAAAACGGTCGGACTCGTTGCAAAAGCCGAACAAAACCAAAGAAGCCATTTTCAAAAAATGGTTATCAACGTCGGAAATTTTTTGATTATTATTACCGTTATTTTAGTGGCGTTGATTATATTCGTCGGCGTAAAAAGACACGAAAATATTTGGGAACTTCTTGAATTTTCACTTGTTTTGACTGTAGCGGCGATTCCTGTGGCATTGCCTACGGTCCTAACAGTCGTAATGGCGGTAGGTGCTTTGAACCTTGCTAAAAAACAAGCGATTGTAAGTCGTTTGGCGGCTATCGAAGAGATGGCGGGAATGGATATTTTATGTAGCGACAAAACCGGAACGCTTACCCAAAACAAAATGACCGTCGGTGAGCCGTATGTAGAGGAAAACCACGACATAAACGAACTTTTCATATATGCATTGCTTGCGAGCAAAAAAGAAAACAACGACCCTATCGAAAAACCGCTTTTCGAATGGGCTGAAAAACACAATCTAAAACTCCCTGAATTCAAACTAAAAAAATTCATTCCGTTCGACCCTGTTAGAAAAAGAACGGAAAGTTATGTAGAAATTAACGGCAAAGAAGTGGTAGCAACAAAAGGCGCTCCGCAAGTAATTATCGAAATGTGCGATTTGGACGCCGAACATAAGAAAAAAGCTTACGAAAAAGTAGAAGAATTCGCCCAAAACGGATTTAGAACTTTAGGTGTTGCATATAAATATAGCGATGAGAGCGCTTTTCACTTTTTAGGTCTGATTCCATTATACGACCCTCCAAGACCGGATAGCAAAGAAGCGATTGAAGAAGCAAAAGCCAAAGGCGTAGAAATTAAGATGGTTACGGGTGATAACGTAGCCGTTGCGAGATATATCGCAAAAATTTTGGGTATCGGAGAAAATATCTACTCAATTCGCGAATTAAAAAACGAAACTCACGACGAATATGTAGAACTTGCAAAAATCATCTCAACCGCTCTACTTAAAACGATGAAACTAAGCGAAGAGGAGATACAAAAAAAAGTAAACGAAATAATCGACCAAGTAAAAAAAGAGGTCGAAAAAAGTGCGAAATTAGTAAAAGGTAGCGTAAAAAGACACGAAAGCGAGATTATAAAAATAATCGAAGAAGCAAACGGATTTGCGGAAGTATTTCCCGAAGATAAATATTTTATCGTCGATGAACTTCAAAAAGCGGACCATATCGTCGGAATGACGGGTGATGGCGTAAATGACGCACCGGCTCTTAGAAAAGCGGATACCGGTATTGCCGTCAGCGGTGCGACGGATGCCGCAAGAGCCGCCGCGGATATAGTACTTTTGGCACCGGGGCTTAAAGTAATTGTGGATGCAATAAAAGAAGCGAGAATTACATTTGAGAGAATGAAAAGCTATACGATTTACAGAATTGCCGAAACAATCAGGGTAATTTTATTTATGACTCTTTCAATCGTAATTTTCAACTTCTATCCGGTAACGGCTTTGATGATTATTTTACTTGCACTATTTAACGACATTCCTATTTTATCAATCGCATACGACAACACCAAAATCGAAAAAAAACCTGTACGCTGGGATATGCACGAAATGCTCGTACTCTCAAGCTGGTTAGGGATTGCGGGAGTGCTTAGTAGTTTTACTATTTTTTATTTTACAATGGTGTGGCTAAAAGCACACCCTCTAAATCCTGTATTCATGCCGCCTCTTCCTCATTGGATCGATTATAAAGACCCTAAAGCGTTTTTGGCGTTCGTTCAAAGCGCATTTTTTACAAAACTCGTAATGGCGGGGCACTGGACTATTTTCAATACAAGAACAAGCGATTGGTTTTTCAAAAAACCTTATCCTAGCTGGGTACTTTTAACTGCGTCATTATCAACAGCGTTTTTAGGCTTGATTTTAGGAGTTTACGGATTCGGAATCATTACGCCTATCGGTTGGGAATGGGGACTTTATCTTTTAGCATATACTCTTGTTTGGTTCGTATTTAACGATTTTGTCAAAAGAGCGGTTGTCAAATATTATAGAAAAGCGAAAGGAATCGACGTACTATGA
- a CDS encoding MgtC/SapB family protein, producing MNTLSFIPQDLVYFFIVVALSFLVGLELKAYRLHKEPKPHLGSARTYTFIGIIGFVFYKISLNLYITGFITLSVLYAIHYYFKNEEQRTSILSFLIMAIVYSFGALINIYQNIWMPALLFVLIVFILNYKSYLGRALNEINEKEFETLGKFVLLSAVILPILPNTPIKTIGISPFKIWLVVVVISAISYGSYLAQKFIFKNKGYLLTGIFGGLYSSTATTVVLSKKALSINASGNILSIINSAIIIATSMMYLRLLVIAFIFNSEVARKILIPMVLFALIGVIISFFLYKKNVAADAPIDDRNPLELGTAFVFAFLFVAMMVITHYVTSHFGNVGLKILSFIIGFTDIDPFVLSLLTGKFHITLNDIASAIVIAAGSNDILKAIYALVFSKKIAKTSAFWLFVLGVLTIIYGLLF from the coding sequence ATGAATACTTTAAGCTTTATCCCCCAAGATTTGGTCTACTTTTTTATCGTAGTAGCCCTCTCTTTTCTTGTGGGGCTCGAACTTAAAGCTTACAGACTCCATAAAGAGCCAAAACCCCATTTAGGTTCCGCAAGAACTTATACTTTTATCGGAATTATCGGGTTTGTTTTTTATAAAATTTCTTTAAATTTATACATCACCGGATTTATAACCCTTAGCGTTTTGTATGCGATTCATTATTATTTTAAAAACGAAGAGCAAAGAACGTCGATTCTTTCGTTTTTGATAATGGCAATCGTTTATAGTTTCGGAGCTTTGATAAACATCTACCAAAACATCTGGATGCCTGCACTACTATTCGTGCTTATCGTATTTATTCTTAACTACAAAAGCTATTTAGGAAGAGCCCTAAACGAAATAAACGAAAAAGAGTTCGAAACACTCGGAAAATTCGTACTTTTAAGTGCAGTAATTTTGCCGATACTACCAAATACTCCAATCAAAACGATAGGAATTTCTCCTTTTAAAATCTGGCTTGTCGTGGTTGTGATTTCGGCAATATCATACGGCAGTTATTTAGCTCAAAAATTCATTTTCAAAAACAAAGGCTATTTGCTAACGGGAATTTTCGGAGGACTTTACAGCTCTACGGCCACTACCGTGGTTTTGAGTAAAAAAGCCCTTAGCATAAACGCAAGCGGAAATATTTTGAGTATTATAAATTCGGCGATAATCATCGCAACTTCCATGATGTATTTAAGACTTCTCGTAATCGCTTTTATTTTCAATTCCGAAGTTGCAAGAAAAATTCTTATTCCTATGGTTTTATTTGCGCTAATCGGAGTGATAATTTCATTTTTCCTCTACAAAAAAAACGTAGCCGCAGACGCACCGATTGATGATAGAAACCCGCTTGAGCTTGGGACCGCTTTTGTTTTTGCGTTTCTTTTCGTGGCGATGATGGTTATTACTCACTACGTAACGAGTCATTTCGGAAACGTGGGACTTAAAATCTTATCTTTCATCATAGGTTTTACCGATATCGACCCTTTCGTACTTTCTTTATTAACCGGAAAATTTCATATTACACTTAACGACATAGCTTCCGCAATTGTAATAGCCGCAGGAAGCAACGACATCCTAAAAGCGATATACGCTCTTGTATTTAGCAAAAAAATCGCCAAAACATCGGCTTTTTGGCTTTTTGTTTTGGGTGTTTTGACAATTATTTACGGATTATTATTCTAA
- a CDS encoding aldolase, with protein MLEKYIPADVPVDKRKEFLATLEEVTNGSGRLMLFAGDQKVEHLNNDFYGKDIPLEDNDPEHLFKIASKAKIGVFATQFGLISRYGVDYPNIPYLVKLNSKTNLIPYSAKDPYSEQWLSVEDVIEFKNYSGLNIKGVGYTVYLGSEHEHSMLKEAANIVHKAHKAGMLAVLWMYPKGNFVKDEHDPHLIAGAAGVAVCLGADFAKVKVPYKNGKFDPTLLKEATTAAGRCGVLCEGGKKIDEAEFLRELYEQIHIGKTRGNGTGRNIHQRPLNEAIKMANAIYAITSENKNLEEALEILTS; from the coding sequence ATGCTTGAAAAATATATCCCGGCGGACGTACCGGTAGATAAAAGAAAAGAGTTTTTAGCGACACTTGAAGAAGTGACAAACGGCAGCGGAAGACTTATGCTTTTTGCTGGAGACCAAAAAGTAGAACACCTAAATAACGATTTTTACGGCAAAGACATCCCACTTGAAGACAACGACCCCGAACATCTTTTTAAAATCGCAAGTAAAGCCAAAATAGGAGTATTCGCTACACAATTCGGACTTATTAGCAGATACGGAGTGGATTATCCGAATATTCCTTATCTTGTAAAACTAAACTCAAAAACAAACCTCATCCCCTACTCCGCAAAAGACCCATATTCCGAGCAGTGGCTAAGTGTTGAGGATGTTATCGAATTTAAAAACTATAGCGGATTGAATATAAAAGGTGTGGGATATACCGTCTATTTGGGAAGCGAACATGAACACTCAATGCTTAAAGAAGCTGCAAATATCGTACATAAAGCCCATAAAGCCGGAATGCTTGCCGTACTTTGGATGTATCCTAAAGGCAACTTCGTAAAAGACGAACACGACCCTCACTTAATAGCCGGAGCAGCTGGCGTTGCCGTGTGTTTGGGAGCTGATTTTGCAAAAGTGAAAGTGCCTTATAAAAATGGAAAATTCGACCCTACTTTACTAAAAGAAGCTACAACTGCCGCCGGGAGATGCGGAGTGTTGTGCGAGGGCGGTAAAAAAATAGACGAAGCGGAGTTTTTAAGAGAATTGTACGAACAAATTCATATCGGAAAAACAAGAGGAAACGGAACGGGCAGAAACATCCACCAAAGACCTCTAAACGAAGCGATAAAAATGGCAAATGCGATATATGCGATAACTTCGGAAAACAAAAACTTAGAAGAAGCGCTTGAAATTTTGACAAGTTAA
- the ppsA gene encoding phosphoenolpyruvate synthase, whose amino-acid sequence MSAFIKWFREIGIQDTAEVGGKNASLGEMYNHLTPLGVKVPNGFAVTATAYKHYLSANNLWEPLSKLFENFNPDDIDELKNVGKAARKLIMDAEIPEDLKKEILQGYAELKKEYGDDVSLAVRSSATAEDSPTASFAGQNETYLNIKGEDNLLWAYKMCIASNFTDRSISYKYTHNFDPMKVYLSVVIMKMVRSDLGSSGVMFSIDTESGFRDVVFINAAWGLGENVVQGTIDPDAFYVHKPTFKKGKKAVLKRKLGSKNLMMIFSEKLEVANLAEQFTKNIKTPIEKRMKFAITDDEVLKLADWAIKIEEHYSEVRGKYTPMDMEWAKDGIDGELYMVQARPETVHSQETLTEFEIYRLLEKGKVLVTGNAVGEKIGAGKVCILRSMAEADKFKEGDVLVAHTTSPDWEPVMKKASAIITETGGRTCHAAIVSRELGKPAVVGAKDAKKILKDGQEVTVSCAEGEIGKVYEGILKFEVEKVDVSKLPRPKTKIMMNLGNPELAFSLAKLPVDGIGLARMEFIINNYIKAHPMAIKHPEMLSETEKALIDELAFPFDGDGEEFFIKTLSEGVATIAAAVYPKKCIVRMSDFKSNEYANLLGGRHFEPIEDNPMIGFRGAARYTHPSYKEGFELECKAMKRAIFDMGFDNIHLMIPFCRRVEEGKRVKEALIENGLGDVPLYVMCEIPNNVILIDKFLQIFDGISIGTNDLTQLTLGVDRDSQIVAFDYDERDEGVKTMVKMAVEGAKRNNKYSGLCGQAPSDYPDFAEFLVSIGIESMSLNPDSVLKIIKDIAEMEKNQ is encoded by the coding sequence ATGAGTGCGTTTATTAAATGGTTTAGGGAAATAGGAATCCAAGATACTGCGGAAGTGGGTGGAAAAAACGCAAGTTTGGGAGAGATGTATAATCACTTGACTCCTCTTGGAGTAAAAGTACCAAACGGATTTGCGGTTACCGCTACTGCGTACAAACACTATCTGAGTGCGAATAATTTATGGGAACCTTTAAGCAAACTTTTCGAAAACTTCAATCCCGATGATATAGACGAGCTTAAAAACGTCGGAAAAGCGGCGAGAAAACTAATAATGGACGCCGAAATTCCGGAAGATTTGAAAAAAGAGATTTTACAAGGATATGCGGAGCTTAAAAAAGAGTACGGAGATGACGTAAGCTTGGCGGTCAGAAGCTCGGCAACAGCGGAAGATAGCCCAACAGCATCATTTGCGGGACAAAACGAAACATACTTAAATATTAAAGGCGAAGATAATCTTTTGTGGGCTTATAAAATGTGTATTGCAAGTAACTTTACCGACAGAAGTATCAGCTATAAATATACTCATAACTTCGACCCGATGAAAGTTTATCTCTCAGTCGTTATTATGAAAATGGTAAGAAGCGACCTCGGAAGCAGCGGCGTTATGTTCAGTATCGACACCGAAAGCGGATTTAGAGACGTGGTATTTATAAACGCCGCTTGGGGTCTTGGTGAAAACGTGGTACAAGGTACAATCGACCCGGATGCCTTTTACGTACACAAACCTACATTCAAAAAAGGCAAAAAAGCGGTGCTTAAAAGAAAACTCGGAAGTAAAAATTTAATGATGATTTTTAGTGAAAAACTCGAAGTCGCAAATCTTGCCGAACAATTCACAAAAAACATAAAAACGCCTATAGAAAAAAGAATGAAATTCGCAATTACTGATGATGAAGTGCTAAAACTTGCCGACTGGGCGATAAAAATAGAAGAACACTACAGCGAAGTTAGAGGAAAATACACCCCAATGGATATGGAATGGGCAAAAGACGGAATCGACGGAGAACTTTATATGGTACAAGCCCGTCCCGAAACCGTACACTCTCAAGAAACGCTCACCGAATTCGAAATCTACAGACTTCTTGAAAAAGGAAAAGTTTTAGTTACCGGAAACGCCGTGGGAGAAAAAATAGGAGCCGGAAAAGTTTGTATATTAAGAAGTATGGCAGAAGCGGATAAATTCAAAGAAGGAGACGTGTTAGTAGCACACACCACAAGCCCGGATTGGGAACCTGTTATGAAAAAAGCAAGCGCGATTATTACCGAAACGGGCGGTAGAACATGCCACGCGGCGATTGTAAGTAGAGAGCTTGGAAAACCGGCTGTAGTGGGAGCGAAAGACGCCAAAAAAATCCTAAAAGACGGACAGGAAGTGACAGTCAGCTGTGCCGAGGGTGAAATCGGAAAAGTGTATGAAGGTATATTGAAATTCGAAGTCGAAAAAGTGGATGTCAGCAAACTTCCTCGCCCAAAAACAAAAATTATGATGAACTTAGGAAACCCGGAACTTGCATTTAGCTTGGCAAAACTTCCGGTTGACGGTATCGGATTGGCAAGAATGGAATTTATCATAAACAACTACATAAAAGCGCACCCGATGGCTATCAAACACCCTGAAATGTTAAGCGAAACGGAAAAAGCTTTAATTGACGAGCTTGCTTTTCCGTTTGACGGGGACGGCGAAGAGTTTTTTATTAAAACTCTTAGCGAAGGTGTGGCAACTATCGCAGCTGCTGTTTATCCTAAAAAATGTATCGTTAGAATGAGTGATTTTAAATCGAACGAATACGCAAATCTGCTTGGAGGTAGACATTTCGAGCCTATTGAAGATAACCCGATGATAGGATTCAGAGGTGCGGCAAGATATACTCATCCGAGCTACAAAGAAGGGTTCGAGCTTGAATGTAAAGCGATGAAAAGAGCGATTTTCGATATGGGATTTGACAATATTCATCTTATGATTCCGTTTTGCAGACGCGTAGAAGAAGGAAAAAGAGTAAAAGAAGCGCTTATCGAAAACGGGCTTGGCGATGTTCCGCTTTATGTAATGTGCGAGATTCCTAATAACGTAATTTTGATTGATAAATTTTTGCAAATTTTTGACGGAATAAGTATCGGTACGAACGATTTGACCCAATTGACTTTAGGTGTGGATAGAGACTCTCAAATCGTTGCGTTTGATTACGACGAAAGGGATGAAGGAGTCAAAACAATGGTAAAAATGGCCGTAGAAGGCGCAAAAAGAAACAATAAATACTCAGGCCTTTGCGGTCAAGCACCGAGTGATTATCCTGATTTTGCCGAATTTTTGGTTTCTATCGGAATTGAAAGTATGAGTTTGAACCCAGATAGCGTACTTAAAATCATAAAAGATATTGCGGAAATGGAAAAAAATCAATAA
- a CDS encoding MBL fold metallo-hydrolase RNA specificity domain-containing protein, protein MKQSYEQSFGAAKIVTGSAHMLDTGNSKILIDCGMFQGLNEHLNYDPLGFDPKEIDALIITHGHLDHVGRIPLLYKYGFKGKVFAHPATFDIAKVVLMDSAKLQEEDYETRFRKAQRRGKEHLVRKPLYTRDDVKAIFKKMDKVKIDYDKKIKITKDIKAVFKDAGHILGSSFVELEFENLGIKKHIVFSGDLGNKDNEVLPPPQKPTIADALFIESTYGDRNHKSFEESKIEFKKVIIDTLLSGGNVIIPTFAIERAQQVLCLLKEMSEEGSLPREAKVFLDSPMANKVTAVYKKWSHLLSKNCQKYKKHPFEFPQLRLVKDVEESKKINEISRGAVIIAGSGMCTGGRILHHLKHRIWNPKNSVLFVGYQAKGTMGRDIVDGAKFIKIFHEEIIVRAKIHTINGFSAHADQKELLEWMNEFDNLDRIFLIHGEYEKQVVFKSVIRNFFNKKAHIVDMGEKIYL, encoded by the coding sequence ATGAAACAATCATACGAACAAAGCTTCGGAGCCGCCAAAATCGTAACCGGCTCCGCTCATATGCTCGATACGGGAAATAGTAAAATTTTGATTGATTGCGGAATGTTTCAAGGCCTAAACGAACACCTAAACTACGACCCGCTCGGATTCGACCCAAAAGAAATAGACGCATTGATTATCACTCACGGACATCTTGATCATGTAGGAAGAATACCTCTTTTATACAAATACGGATTTAAAGGAAAAGTTTTCGCTCATCCGGCAACTTTCGATATTGCAAAAGTAGTTTTAATGGATAGCGCCAAACTCCAAGAAGAAGATTACGAAACAAGATTCAGAAAAGCCCAAAGAAGAGGAAAAGAACATCTTGTCAGAAAACCTCTTTACACAAGAGACGACGTAAAAGCCATATTTAAAAAAATGGATAAAGTAAAAATAGATTACGACAAAAAAATAAAAATTACAAAAGATATAAAAGCGGTATTTAAAGACGCCGGGCATATTTTGGGAAGTAGTTTCGTAGAACTTGAATTTGAAAATTTAGGAATAAAAAAACATATCGTTTTTAGCGGGGATTTGGGGAATAAAGACAATGAAGTACTGCCACCTCCTCAAAAACCTACAATCGCCGATGCGTTATTTATCGAATCGACTTACGGAGACAGAAACCATAAAAGCTTTGAAGAGAGCAAAATCGAATTTAAAAAAGTGATAATCGATACGCTTCTTAGCGGCGGAAACGTTATTATTCCTACTTTTGCAATAGAAAGAGCCCAACAAGTACTTTGTCTTTTAAAAGAGATGAGCGAAGAAGGCTCGCTTCCAAGAGAAGCTAAAGTATTTCTTGATTCGCCTATGGCGAATAAAGTTACGGCCGTATATAAAAAATGGAGTCATCTGTTAAGCAAAAATTGTCAAAAATACAAAAAACATCCTTTTGAGTTTCCGCAACTAAGACTCGTAAAAGATGTAGAAGAATCAAAAAAAATCAACGAAATAAGCAGAGGCGCCGTAATAATTGCCGGTAGCGGAATGTGTACGGGAGGTAGGATTTTACATCATCTAAAACACAGAATATGGAATCCGAAAAACTCCGTATTATTCGTAGGATATCAGGCAAAAGGAACAATGGGCCGCGATATTGTTGACGGAGCGAAATTTATAAAAATTTTCCACGAAGAGATAATCGTCAGGGCAAAAATCCACACTATCAACGGCTTTTCGGCACACGCCGACCAAAAAGAACTGCTTGAGTGGATGAACGAATTCGATAATCTTGACAGAATCTTCTTAATACACGGCGAATACGAAAAACAAGTCGTATTCAAATCGGTAATTAGGAATTTCTTTAATAAAAAAGCTCATATTGTCGATATGGGAGAAAAGATATATTTATAG
- the ppk2 gene encoding polyphosphate kinase 2 codes for MKTIFQTLNDLKNEVKETNLKEKILFLEDSFRKLRTKTGLKGLIRKKKLRKILKEVEYEEELQKLQIELIKLQNWAYENKKRVMIIFEGRDAAGKGGAIKRFTEHLNPRKYRVVALPKPTEVETGQFYFQRYFKHLPDPGEIVFFDRSWYNRAIVEPVFGFCTKEQYDKFIKEVPEIEHALIDDGIIMIKFWFSISKETQKKRFEERMKNPLKQWKLSPVDKKAQKLWDKITYYKEEMFSKTHTSYSPWIIVNSNDKKTARLESIRYVLSQIDYDGKEKSKVSLHPDPDIVQRYHRKNLQID; via the coding sequence ATGAAAACGATTTTCCAAACGCTAAACGACCTCAAAAACGAGGTAAAAGAGACCAATCTAAAAGAAAAAATCCTCTTTTTAGAGGATAGTTTTAGAAAACTTCGCACGAAAACCGGTTTAAAAGGACTTATCAGAAAAAAGAAACTTAGAAAAATCCTAAAAGAAGTCGAATATGAAGAGGAGCTTCAAAAGCTACAAATCGAACTTATAAAACTTCAAAACTGGGCTTATGAAAACAAAAAAAGAGTTATGATTATTTTCGAAGGCAGAGACGCCGCAGGAAAAGGCGGAGCTATAAAAAGATTCACCGAACACCTGAATCCAAGAAAATATAGAGTCGTAGCACTACCGAAACCGACAGAAGTGGAAACCGGGCAGTTTTATTTCCAAAGATACTTCAAACACCTCCCGGACCCCGGAGAAATAGTCTTTTTTGACAGAAGCTGGTACAACCGTGCAATTGTCGAGCCGGTTTTCGGGTTTTGTACAAAAGAGCAATACGACAAATTTATAAAAGAAGTACCCGAAATAGAACACGCGCTTATCGACGACGGGATTATTATGATTAAGTTTTGGTTTAGTATCTCAAAAGAGACACAAAAAAAACGTTTTGAAGAGAGAATGAAAAATCCGCTAAAACAATGGAAACTCTCTCCCGTAGATAAAAAAGCTCAAAAATTATGGGATAAAATCACATACTATAAAGAAGAGATGTTTAGCAAAACTCATACGAGTTATTCGCCTTGGATTATTGTAAATTCAAACGACAAAAAAACGGCAAGACTCGAGAGTATCAGATACGTTTTATCGCAGATTGATTATGACGGAAAAGAAAAATCAAAAGTTTCACTACATCCGGACCCCGATATCGTCCAAAGATATCACAGAAAAAATCTACAAATAGATTGA